TTGATTTAcgatttatgtttttgaaatcgATTCAAACCAACCAAACCACAACACTTATATTACTTTAGTGTTATGTGTTTTATGTGTATGTCACTTGAATTTCACAATGTTATCTAATGTtatgtatataaatttatatagtgtatatcacttttttttagacaactttttttaaaatgtttgatttaaaattgatgaaaattggacaattttttattatagaaggtttaacatattaataagtcttatatattgttattaattaacaatttttaatataatttaatttaaaagttgaaaagaaaatatataaattttaatgaaatgatatttttgtaaaatatgcaAAAGCTAAACCgaaccaaataataaaatatggatTTGGTTTGGATCGgattctattttaaatcaaaatcaaaccacatattttttaagtttggtCAGATGACTTTTTGATGAAAAACCAAACCGAACCGTAACACCCTTACTTTTATCTGCACCAAAATCAGTGTAAACTAtacatttacatatataaaataacgaTTCATACTTTACATCACAATTCACACAAgttaaaaagattaatatatGAAAGATTTGCACAAGAAGACACATACCTTAATGAAGGTTGGTgcgtcataatttttttaatatctagtTATATTAAACAGGTCATAGTACATCGAACAAGATCATAGTACACCAGATGATCTATATAACACACACTCATAAACACATGCTGATTAGTGTGTGATTATTACATGAACATATGAATTCTACTGAAAACCATTTTATTTATGAGTCTACTTAAATTTCCATTAGCAATTGTCTAGATAATGTCATTTTCAAATATTCAATGACATATTTCAATTTGACCTGGACCAAACCCAACTTACAAGAGAATCCTATTTCCCTAGTCTACGTTTAAACTCCCAACCAAAACGAGTCATCCCATAGGGCCTCGCTGTTTTCATAGGTTACTATCGTAAGACCCCAACCAAACACAACTTACTAGAGAGCCCTACTTCTTGAGCCTACCTTAAGGGCCTGACCAAACACATAAGAGAAAAACGAGTCATCTCGCAGGGCCACCGCCATTTTCATAGGCTATGAACATAAGATCCCAAAGAGTCATCATTTTCGTCTCCAAGCATATGTTTTTTCAGGGGAGCATGCTTAAGGAAGGAAGCCTTATGCCGATGCTAGATGTAAGGGATAAATTGTCAAAAAGGTCATTTTTGTCCCGTTCTATATTAGCCAAATTGTCTTTCCTCATCTTCTTAGGGTAAGTTGGGTTTGGTTGGGGTCTTACAACCATAGCCTTTGAAAATGGCGGGGCCATGTGGGATGACTCATTCATCTCAAAGAGTGTTTGGTCGAGGGCTTAACATATGCTAGGGAAATGAGGCTCTCCaagaagaaataattgaaggCAGAAGAACTAACCTAATTTATCTTCCTATACATCATAAAACTCCATAACAATACAACTCACTCCCTAGTGttttcttgtgtgtgtgtgcaatATTGTGTGTGCATATGTGCGATTTTGTGCATGCATGGGTGCAATTTAACTCAGATCTTTGGTCACAAATCTATACAATAATGTCTACATTGTTAAGATCTAGGAAATCAATacaaaaatacacaaaataatTGTAGATATGAAAGTCGTGTTCAGTGACAGCGCAAAAGCACTTGGAGATCTGAAACCTATTGTCTCCGTAATCAGTAAACCATCATCAATGTTGAGCTGACGATTACCTCGTCATTGTCCAGGGAAAGAAGAGCTCCTTCCATCACAAATGACGCCATCAATGATCTTCTTCGTCCTTATTGACGACATTGTTTCATTGTGAACAATCCTTTCGAGGGCCTTCTCCGGTCGTATGCTCCCTTTTTCTCAACCTCTAATCCCTCCCACAATGCCTCTGAAAACTTAAAACGTAGAGATAGGGGGTCACGAACCAAGTCACCAAGATTTGAGACTAGAGGCCCTGAAAAGAAAAGACTATGAGCCACAAAATTTGCTTATCTTCCTAACAAGTAACAAAGCAAATAACATAGTTTGGTGACAAATCTAATCGAAGCTTTATTTGTTGAACTAAGCTTCCGAATTCTGTGAAGTCCTTCTCTCCCTTATAAACTGCTAACACTGGATGCTGCCAATCAATCTCAATGAAAACTTGTTCTATCTGTTGTTCCTTCTCTCCCTTATATACAACTCAAAACAAATTACTTAAATTGCACTTATGAGAGATGTTCTAAGataacatgatatttttaataaaaatattatttgtttaaatgtttaagtaatataaaataaaaaatttaaatgtgaaccgatttacaaaaatttctttatatttatgttttatttaatggaAACTCTATTATCTATATAAACAAGAAGATTTAAATTAGAACCGATTTAcaagttttctttattttatatttaccctctctatttattttttatatattaaatatcactTATTCAAATTTTGGTTAGgagtttaaaaaaagaagaaagaaatgtattgggaagcaaaaagaaaaagaaagacgtGAAGGATTAAAAGTTAAAAGGTTGGGGAGAAGGACTTGACATTGTTGTAGTGATGATCTGTGAACATTTCCGGTATTCACCACTCTccttcttatctttttcttctcctccttCAACTCGTTACCATCTCTAtataccttcttcttcttcttcttccttttctgtgTCTTGCTCTCTCATGGAGAATCAGGAGACCCACAACAACCAAGGCCGCAGCAAATTCATGGACTTTCCGTTCGTTTCATCTGCCCAGAAGAATCTTATGGTTGATCTCGTCTCAACGCTTGAGAATCGCTTTCACACTCAGCTTCTTCCTTGCACACTCCCCTCTGATGTTCAGTATTATCAAAGCCAAACTGCCACTGCCCAAGCTTCTCTTCATATTAGAGCAGCTCATAATGACTCCCCGGTAATTccccttcttctttctcctcccaAAATCCTTAGCGCGTGTTTGGATTAGCgttaacaaaattgattttcattatAGAAAGTTATGAGtaaaacttaatataatttttttgctcCAACGCAAAAGCAAAGTCGCTTCATACTTGAATCAATTCTGGACCCGGAATCAATTTTGAAATCTTCAGAAATCAAACATGTAAAAATTGATCCAAAATCAATTGTGGACCAAGAATCAATTCTTGTGAaaccaaacacatttaatttcaatgcaaagttttcattttttttctctcttttttccagCCCCTATATTGTTCATGTTCCGTTGCCAATCTCGTTTTGACTTATTTTTTAGTGGCTTATATGGGTTTCTAGATCAAGTATTGGCATTGTCAGAGTATTGGGTTGAGAGTTAGGTACTCAAGCTACTATGTCCGGATTAGATACTGAAGCAAATGGGCAATGTATAACTTTTGTCTTTTTCTGTGCTTCAATGAGTAAGCCATCAAATTTATCCCTAAAGTtatagtatttatataaatgatCCCTAAATGATTAGAAATCATATTTAATAGTCCTTCAAATATTGAAAAATTCCTTTAAATTGATGAATATCCAATACTCTAAGAACTATTTAGGAGAGAGGGTAATACTTGAGAGTTGAGAGACTAAATTGATGGTTTACTCTTGCTTTAATTTGAATAGCAATGGAAAAGTGTAAACATAACCACTCGGTCAGCCTAGCAATGAGGGGTTTGAGTAGTTTGCAAGAGTTCCTAAGATCAAATCTCATTACTGTCattgtacataaaaaaaaatggaaaaggatAAACATACACTCGAATTTTGGGGTGGATAGTTGTAGGGAGAAAAGGCCCAACAcgaacagaaaaaagaaaaggaagagaaagtgATATATGTGATTAGGGATGTGAATGTTTTGGTTCCGTTCTCTTGCTAGTTAGCTACTGCTGACATTTTTTCTCCACCCTTTTAATggatttattttgtttagaGAAAAATGATGACATTTGTTTTGTTCTGAATTTGGTCTTTTTTTGGTGTTTGTCTCAGATAGATTTTGTGTTGGGAAGCTGGGTGCATTCAGAGCTACCAACAGGAGGGTCCTTAGATATAACAAGTCTTTCAGCCTATCTTAACAGCTCAACTGATGCgccaaattttgtgtttgaaatgATCCGCAGTAGTCCAACAATGCTACTTCTCATTCTTGATTTGCCTCCCCGGAAAGACCTTGTGCTTTGGCCAGATGACCTCAAAACTTTCTATGAGGACACTCAACTAGACAAACATAGGCAGACTCTGGAGAGAGTTCCAGAGGTTCAACCatacttttcttcttccctttacATCCGCACTGTTTCCTCTCCTACAGCCATAATGGTTCGCGTTCTGACGGAAAATGGCGGAGTGGAACGCATGGAGGAGATCATCAGGGACCATTTGGACCCCATTTCCAAGCAAGTGTTGGGGATCTGGTTGGATCATTGTGCTTGTGCCAAGCGAGAAGTGGGAGAGGCAGAAAGAGCTTATCTGAAAAAAAGGGATGGTCTCATTAGAAACAAGACCATTGAGATTGATCTTGGTTCAAGCTTTCCCAGATTGTTTGGTCCAGAAGTAGCAAACCGGGTACTGGAAGCTATCAAGGAGTACTTTACTGTCTGAAATGCAAATTTATTTGGAATTGTTGGATATTCTATGTATTACATACATGTACCTAATTTGCTGTGTAATCTAATGAGGCCTCAGTATTTTCTGAATCTCTCTAGTCAAGTATCAAATCTGTAAATGATTATGATCGTTTCTACTTTCTCCCCCATTATTGTCTGTGTATCAATAATCAGTTCTCTgcttgtattatatatatagctaCTAGGGATGATTCATATGACAATAGCACTTATCTAATTGCATCTGGTTCAGTTTCAAGCTCTTCGAAGGACTAGAGTTGTCAAACGCCACGATTAACTCCCTGAACAAGTAGGAAAATTCTTGAATTGGAAGTATTTTAGCATGCTTGAGAGTTGAGAGAAGCTGGTGAAATCTGAAGTCTGGACCTAAAATAGGTCAAGTGCCATTCGACATGATTTctataaaagaaatgttatatgGCTTGCTTATGATCTATTTTTTACGTAGCTAGTGCCATTTTTTTAAACCAATATTTGGACAGATAGTGCCATCATATTTTTAACATTGCTTACTTGCGTTTAAATTCGTTGAAAatgcataaaatttaaattttcattaattcaCCTCGCTtatcataaaaaagaaaggtaCATCTGGcaacttataataaaaattattaggcTCGTTAATTCTAGAAATGTTATGCACcacctattaatttttttttagctcAAACACAGTAAATTCTGGCATCATAGTTTTGACTTTGAGAAACAGTAAGAAAGAAGGGTCATCAATATTTGATTCACGATCAGCATCAGATACTGTAAAGCACATATATAAGGTGGTGAATATCATATACTATATGTACGACTTATATTTTCAGCGTATAATAGGATTCCTCACATGTTAATTAGCTCAAAGCTAATCACTTTACCTActccacaatttttttcaccatatataaagattaaaagcCTTTTAATGATTCTTGgtgatataattttcttttgatattggATTCTTAGTGATCTTATACCTAAGGAACCGAAATCTCAAATTAATAACGTAAACACGTAATATGATAATGGTTGCTCTTGGAGAAAAGAGTTTCAATTAGAAAGGCCCAAAATGAACTTCATGGCAGCAATACGTGTATGGGAACAGAAGGCACGAAAAAGCTCTTGTAAAGTTGCCATATATACGGTTCTAGTTGCTATgaatgagagaaagaaaagtaaTGCTTATTCAAATGTCCTCTCAAATGCAAACACCCAAAGGCTTGGGTTGAATTTGATTGGTCAAGAGTGACATGTTGTTAGCACCAAGCAATTTTTGTAACTGACACGAACCTTTTGTTTATGATGATTAAGAGTTTGAAACCATTGGCAAATAAGTAATAACTTTGGCATGTGGTTAGAGGTTTTTAACATAATGTCTTGtgtattgaaaaacaattaattaatcctTTAAATGATTTTGGTCTTCCGAGACATTGGTTCCCATGTATCTTGAGAATTATATTTTGTAGGAGTAAaatttgattcatcatcataaacatttaaataagtttCTTAAGAATGGATAAttatgtgatatttttattagttattttaattatttactatttaataagaataacataatatttgtattgtaataaaaaaaaacttaaatcgAGGAAAGTAAGGTTATCACCTctcttatgaaaaaaaatttgtgggaaacttattaaaaaaataggaaataattCCCAGAAATCTTATTCTCTTAAAACAAATACCAAGCACGAGAAACTAAGGTGATACTtagtttgagaatttttttttcatttttaaagaaaacagaaaataagagtaaatatatttgtttaaaacttaaaaaaaaacattttctcttgaaatatttttaaaaaataagcccACAACTGATAATAACATGTCAACATTTTCAATCTTTtctaaagaaatgaaaatataaaataaacccTTAAACCAAGCACCACCTAAGATTCGCAACTCAAAATTCctagaaaattcaaaatttttccCCTACCAAACAAATTTTAGTTAGAAAGGAGTTTGAAACTATTTTTTGTGCTGGCTATTAGTTTAGGTGAATTAGATATCGAGATTTACTATAGTCATGACATGTTTGAAGTATCAAAGAACACTTACaaagataattataaattattcattaGTAAGGTTCTTACaccaataacaaaaattaaactcatatccttttaaaatagaaatttgtTCCTTATGGATTGAACAAATCTTTATTGATAATTTGAAACCATTTACTTATACTAGAGTAAATTTTGCTTATGATAATTAGAAGTGTAATAAAAGAATGAGACATGATTTTTAAACatgagataataaaataatatgattgaAAGTGACACCTCAACAAATGTAGTAAACATTTGACATGACAAtgttacaaataaataaataaataataggttgAAATTATGTGTTGTAATAAGCACAAATTGGAGGTACAAATTTTTTCCTGAACTTTATTGTAAATTCCATATAATTGTTACATacacctttttctttctttatgtgAATTTCAAATAACACATTAATTTGCGGATTTTTTAACTTATCCATTTTTATTCAAGGTGAGACTTATGTATGAGTGGCTGTGTGAATAACACTAAGACAGTACAGATTCTGATGTTCTTCTTTGGGCAGCCACACCGTATCATTTCGTTATTCGGTATATATTAAAGTGAAGTGAATCTCCCTTTTTAAACAAGTGAACTAGATAATTCTGAAATATCAAGGCATCGATCCTTAACATGGAAAAAACTTGTCAATTTGGCATCATCTATCACTGTCTTAATTACTTCTgcagagtttttcttttctctcttactTTCGTTTTGCATTATTAGTGAGCATCTCTATTCTTAACCACCGAAAACTtcaagcaaaaggaaaaaaggtAATCGTATATATATCTAATGAAAATTAAGCACTACGTGcgttttcataaaataaatccaCATTCTTTTCCATCTTTTAAAGATTCGGAAAACAACTACCaaactttcaaattttaaatgaaacttCCTAATCTCCGTATATGTACCTTATATTAgcttaaattaagtttttatattattccGTTGCACATATATTAAGCTATTACCTATACAAATAGAAACGTCCCCAAAGTCCAAAcaatcatttattttctttccgtgtttgttatttattcaacagtttctttattttttttataatgacgaTCACTCAGTTCAGTTCAGAATTCATagggaagttgcaactaagtccAAGAAACTTGCAGGCTTCGTGAAGTGGACAAAACAAAGCCAGATTCTATACCTTTTTGTATTTCACATGCTAttgttcattttaaatttttgtggaCAGTAGCTTCATAAAGGAGTTTGAAAGATCATTATTTCAAACCCGAGTCACAGGTTGTCCTCAAAACTTCTCATCCAGTTAGTTTCAGAGTTTCAATCTAGAGTCACCAGAGATAAACAGCAACATGTGTATTATTAATCAGGAAG
The genomic region above belongs to Glycine max cultivar Williams 82 chromosome 14, Glycine_max_v4.0, whole genome shotgun sequence and contains:
- the LOC100777640 gene encoding red chlorophyll catabolite reductase, chloroplastic-like is translated as MICEHFRYSPLSFLSFSSPPSTRYHLYIPSSSSSSFSVSCSLMENQETHNNQGRSKFMDFPFVSSAQKNLMVDLVSTLENRFHTQLLPCTLPSDVQYYQSQTATAQASLHIRAAHNDSPIDFVLGSWVHSELPTGGSLDITSLSAYLNSSTDAPNFVFEMIRSSPTMLLLILDLPPRKDLVLWPDDLKTFYEDTQLDKHRQTLERVPEVQPYFSSSLYIRTVSSPTAIMVRVLTENGGVERMEEIIRDHLDPISKQVLGIWLDHCACAKREVGEAERAYLKKRDGLIRNKTIEIDLGSSFPRLFGPEVANRVLEAIKEYFTV